A portion of the Drosophila sechellia strain sech25 chromosome 2R, ASM438219v1, whole genome shotgun sequence genome contains these proteins:
- the LOC6615577 gene encoding lipopolysaccharide-induced tumor necrosis factor-alpha factor homolog, protein MDQKRAMLYPQVDFNTPTAPSPTPTRELGNPIANGLPIEAPPSYDVAVSVPVVPAVSAPAIAPPRPPPVVVVEQPAPQPPTVVPTDTLHLGPNRSRVLCPACGANKTTRMTHTANSRTHMVAGLLCLVGFCCCACFVPYCMNSCRTGNHYCRKCNTFLGAYNPKGMNR, encoded by the exons ATGGATCAGAAACGAGCCATGCTTTATCCGCAAGTGGATTTCAACACCCCGACGGCCCCCTCGCCGACGCCAACGAGGGAGTTGGGCAATCCCATCGCCAACGGCCTGCCCATTGAGGCTCCCCCATCGTACGATGTGGCGGTGTCTGTTCCGGTGGTTCCAGCGGTTTCCGCACCAGCAATTGCCCCACCACGACCACCGCCAGTGGTTGTCGTGGAGCAGCCAGCCCCACAACCACCAACAGTGGTTCCAACAG ATACTCTACACTTGGGTCCAAATCGAAGTAGGGTTCTCTGCCCCGCCTGTGGAGCCAACAAAACCACGAGGATGACACACACGGCTAACTCCAGGACCCATATGGTGGCAGGTCTCCTCTGTTTGGTCGG ATTCTGCTGCTGTGCCTGTTTTGTTCCCTATTGCATGAACAGTTGCCGCACTGGAAACCACTATTGTCGCAAGTGTAACACCTTCCTGGGAGCCTACAATCCAAAGGGGATGAACCGATGA
- the LOC6615570 gene encoding lipopolysaccharide-induced tumor necrosis factor-alpha factor homolog — MDSKQPPPYSEQSGYTPAQTYQPGGPTQPPLYPPMPQPPQSSTVIIQTTTTSNLVPIGSGPTRIRCPSCHAEVLTTVKATPSGRTHCWALILCLFICWPCVCLPYCMDSCQNANHYCPNCSAYIGTYEN; from the exons ATGGACAGCAAGCAGCCTCCACCGTACAGTGAACAGTCCGGATACACTCCCGCACAAACCTATCAGCCCGGTGGCCCCACCCAACCACCTCTGTACCCACCGATGCCGCAGCCACCGCAGTCCTCAACTGTGATCATCCAGACCACCACAACCTCCAACCTGGTGCCCATCGGCAGTGGACCCACCCGGATCCGCTGCCCCTCCTGTCACGCCGAAGTACTGACCACCGTGAAGGCCACTCCCTCCGGCAGGACGCACTGCTGGGCCCTCATCCTGTGCCTGTTCAT CTGCTGGCCGTGCGTGTGTCTTCCGTACTGCATGGACTCCTGCCAGAATGCCAACCACTACTGCCCCAACTGCAGCGCCTACATCGGCACCTACGAGAACTAA
- the LOC6615578 gene encoding RING1 and YY1-binding protein A translates to MDKKSSPVRRQKRQAKVIEENFWDCSVCTYRNSAEAFKCRMCDVRKGTSTRKPRLNSALVAQQAATLPGASANMPNGKSASGSRHGSGHDRQRHKRYPARLKNVDRSTAQTREVTVNSVTVFITEYKAKPVSSRRESSEQSFSESNDSRS, encoded by the exons ATGGACAAGAAATCCTCGCCGGTGCGACGACAAAAGCGGCAGGCGAAGGTGATCGAGGAGAACTTCTGGGACTGCAGCGTCTGCACATATAGAAACTCGGCGGAGGCCTTCAAGTGTCGCATGTGCGACGTGCGGAAAG GAACCTCCACCCGAAAGCCACGCCTGAACTCAGCGCTAGTCGCCCAGCAGGCCGCCACTTTGCCGGGAGCAAGTGCCAACATGCCCAACGGGAAGTCCGCCTCCGGATCACGGCATGGCAGTGGGCACGACCGGCAGAGGCACAAGCGGTACCCGGCACGGTTGAAAAACGTGGACCGATCGACGGCACAGACGCGAGAGGTGACGGTCAACTCGGTGACCGTGTTCATCACAGAGTACAAGGCCAAGCCGGTGAGCAGCCGACGAGAGTCCAGTGAGCAGAGCTTCAGCGAAAGCAACGACAGCCGGAGTTAG
- the LOC6615573 gene encoding uncharacterized protein LOC6615573 — MAQEIPWPTGMTSRRQGGLRSPVVPSTGDKADHSLFCMAGVQLKSPLTSQLNAHAPAARDAFKFSSSASEMSTSVGPEPCNVVCPSCRQQVTTRVEPKASTKTHLMALIMCLTFLWPCACCLYCTECARNSDHHCPSCNAYIGTYER, encoded by the exons ATGGCACAAGAGATTCCGTGGCCCACGGGGATGACCTCACGGCGCCAGGGGGGATTGCGCAGCCCCGTGGTGCCATCGACGGGAGATAAGGCTGATCACAGCTTGTTTTGCATGGCGGGTGTGCAATTAAAATCGCCATTAACCAGCCAACTTAATGCTCATGCACCAGCGGCACGCGACGCTTTCAAGTTTTCAAG CTCCGCCAGCGAAATGTCTACTTCCGTCGGCCCAGAACCGTGCAACGTGGTCTGCCCCAGTTGTCGTCAACAGGTTACCACTCGTGTGGAGCCGAAAGCCTCCACCAAGACTCACCTGATGGCACTGATTATGTGCCTTACCTT CCTATGGCCCTGTGCTTGTTGCCTATACTGCACCGAATGCGCCCGGAACTCCGACCACCACTGTCCATCTTGCAACGCCTACATTGGCACCTACGAGCGCTGA
- the LOC6615574 gene encoding LOW QUALITY PROTEIN: lipopolysaccharide-induced tumor necrosis factor-alpha factor homolog (The sequence of the model RefSeq protein was modified relative to this genomic sequence to represent the inferred CDS: inserted 2 bases in 1 codon; deleted 1 base in 1 codon), which produces MQKNFQYENMQSQVPGFQAPPSYNTAPPQAYPQLHQGQGVIMQGXNTENYESIANNGPPNVLGQSPSMATCPSCGVRRETKVEFEPNTKTHLMALLICMLGGICCCCIPYSTDSCQSAKHTCRSCGAFVGTYKT; this is translated from the exons ATGCAGAAGAACTTCCAATACGAGAATATGCAGTCTCAGGTTCCGGGTTTCCAGGCACCGCCCAGTTATAATACGGCC CCCCCGCAGGCTTATCCTCAGCTCCATCAGGGACAGGGAGTGATAATGCAGGG GAATACAGAGAACTATGAATCAATCGCAAATAATGGCC CTCCCAATGTCCTGGGCCAAAGTCCATCCATGGCCACTTGTCCGAGCTGCGGCGTCCGCAGGGAGACGAAGGTGGAGTTCGAGCCCAACACCAAGACCCACCTGATGGCCCTCCTCATCTGCATGCTGGG GggcatttgctgctgctgcattccGTACTCCACCGACTCCTGCCAGTCGGCGAAACACACCTGCAGAAGCTGCGGAGCCTTCGTGGGCACCTACAAGACCTAG
- the LOC6615576 gene encoding lipopolysaccharide-induced tumor necrosis factor-alpha factor homolog: MEPVYPVAPLEAPKGSVQLQSAPEQQHLLPPAPPSYDQATTTPAETTVPAPAPATTSTTQHTVVVVPGSPYGPEPMDVQCPYCHNYARTRVSFKPNSRTHLIALILCLFQLYCCVCLPYCISSCMSINHYCGMCDRYLGTYDRK, from the exons ATGGAACCCGTCTATCCAGTTGCACCCTTGGAGGCGCCCAAGGGATCCGTCCAGCTGCAGTCGGCCCCTGAGCAACAGCACCTTCTGCCACCGGCTCCACCCAGTTACGACCAGGCCACAACCACTCCGGCCGAAACCACGGtaccagctccagctccagcgaCCACCTCCACCACACAGCACACGGTCGTCGTGGTGCCCGGTTCACCCTACGGCCCGGAGCCCATGGACGTGCAGTGCCCGTACTGCCATAATTACGCCCGGACACGGGTCTCCTTCAAGCCCAACTCGCGCACCCATCTGATAGCCTTGATATTGTGCCTGTTCCA GTTGTACTGCTGTGTGTGTCTGCCGTACTGCATTTCCAGTTGCATGAGCATCAATCACTACTGTGGCATGTGCGATCGTTATTTGGGCACCTACGATCGCAAATGA
- the LOC6615572 gene encoding lipopolysaccharide-induced tumor necrosis factor-alpha factor homolog yields the protein MHDYKRVDSPPPYSDDFATAPPAEADMQQNLASPAHPYPLIPVMAQTMPVLQPVSVVQNQTTVLVDTPGQGMICPHCNARVRLRVEHHPTGSTYCMAALLCLFFCWPCVCAPCCCNCFYKTSQYCPNCKACLGSF from the exons ATGCATGATTACAAGCGCGTGGACTCCCCGCCGCCCTACTCGGATGACTTCGCCACCGCTCCCCCTGCGGAGGCCGACATGCAGCAGAACCTGGCGTCGCCCGCACATCCCTATCCGCTGATACCCGTGATGGCCCAAACCATGCCGGTGTTGCAGCCCGTAAGCGTGGTGCAAAACCAGACGACAGTGCTGGTGGACACACCCGGCCAGGGAATGATCTGTCCCCACTGCAACGCCCGGGTTCGCCTTCGCGTGGAGCACCATCCCACCGGATCAACTTACTGCATGGCGGCGTTGCTCTGCCTATTCTT CTGCTGGCCCTGCGTCTGCGCCccttgctgctgcaactgttTCTACAAAACCTCCCAGTACTGCCCCAACTGCAAAGCCTGCTTGGGTTCGTTTTGA
- the LOC116800284 gene encoding uncharacterized protein LOC116800284 — MLTDSSCPNCDSHSMVRRNRLAISRFKKIKMDLSALCCGRRYCGVGIYQSYYKCSSCGWKGDLNRSH; from the exons ATGTTGACAGATTCTAGCTGTCCCAACTGCGATTCGCATTCCATGGTGCGGAGAAATCGGCTGGCTATCTCCCGATTCAAGAAGATTAAGATGGATTTAAG TGCCCTGTGCTGCGGTCGTCGATATTGTGGAGTCGGCATTTACCAATCCTACTACAAATGCAGTTCCTGTGGCTGGAAAGGCGATCTTAACCGATCCCACTAA
- the LOC6615575 gene encoding lipopolysaccharide-induced tumor necrosis factor-alpha factor homolog — MQYNQQPAGAPGYPHQMPPPSYEQVVHVQAPDRVVHHTAAPPPMVIIQHQTVLPVGPDPTFITCPHCHVQKLTRVEYSPSVKTHCMAAILCIVGLWCCACLPYCATSCMNANHFCGNCNKFVGVYNSD, encoded by the exons ATGCAGTACAATCAGCAGCCGGCGGGAGCGCCGGGCTATCCCCACCAGATGCCCCCACCGAGCTACGAGCAGGTGGTGCACGTGCAGGCGCCAGATCGGGTGGTTCACCACACGGCAGCACCTCCGCCCATGGTGATCATACAAC ATCAAACTGTATTGCCGGTGGGTCCGGATCCCACCTTCATCACCTGCCCGCATTGCCATGTCCAGAAACTGACCCGCGTGGAGTACTCGCCCAGCGTGAAAACGCACTGCATGGCCGCCATTCTCTGCATCGTTGG CCTCTGGTGTTGTGCCTGCCTGCCTTACTGCGCCACCAGCTGCATGAACGCCAATCACTTCTGCGGCAATTGCAATAAGTTCGTCGGCGTCTACAACAGTGATTAG
- the LOC6615571 gene encoding uncharacterized protein LOC6615571: MAGYFSASPANMSSTWVGRAPEPVEMEMVTVTTQPDYGVVVTQIPVYTLNGVGAGALPIAVGSKPMRVWSQSGHVPHPQDPPVRSDLVYVLLLALHLPSLLHQLLQEQRH; this comes from the exons ATGGCGGGCTATTTCAGTGCATCCCCCGCAAACATGAGCAGCACATGGGTGGGCAGAGCTCCAGAACCGgtcgaaatggaaatggtgACCGTAACCACACAGCCAGACTATGGGGTGGTGGTGACCCAGATACCCGTCTATACCCTAAACGGAGTGGGGGCGGGCGCACTTCCGATAGCTGTGGGCTCCAAGCCGATGAGGGTCTGGTCCCAGTCTGGTCACGTCCCCCATCCGCAAGACCCACCTGTGCGCTCTGACCTTGTATATGTGCTG CTGCTGGCCCTTCATCTGCCTTCCCTACTTCATCAACTACTGCAagagcaaagacactag